One window of the Populus nigra chromosome 4, ddPopNigr1.1, whole genome shotgun sequence genome contains the following:
- the LOC133691109 gene encoding uncharacterized protein At4g00950, translating to MASEAEDEPIFIPPRLLLMPKPHAHLQSPERSGTLTPPLQTSASVPFRWEEEPGKPWESTALVPRAINFPQKSLELPPRLLIDTNMTKLSSPTTVLEGPYMGKSSRFQSSSFRIIRSRECYGSFRSCSPEKGQLGTVVPSKRRVKEKGRFLGSWSWVRRGLKGKRESGGGSYVFPSSVDREPADHCVNEEEEMISSSDNVKMTRSGSLSAVSNARSQFWANVYEGLKQVVPWRSKELKKDHGLLI from the exons ATGGCATCTGAGGCAGAAGACGAGCCAATCTTCATACCACCAAGGCTACTGCTGATGCCAAAACCACATGCACATTTACAGTCACCAGAGAGGTCAGGGACACTAACCCCACCACTCCAAACTTCAGCCTCTGTTCCATTTCGGTGGGAGGAAGAGCCTGGCAAACCCTGGGAGAGCACCGCCCTGGTCCCCAGGGCCATCAACTTTCCACAGAAGTCCCTAGAGTTACCTCCGAGGCTGTTAATAGACACCAACATGACCAAACTATCTTCACCCACCACAGTCTTGGAGGGTCCTTACATGGGCAAGTCATCAAGATTTCAGTCTTCTTCGTTCAGAATAATCAGATCAAGGGAATGTTATGGGTCCTTTCGCAGTTGTAGTCCTGAGAAGGGTCAGCTTGGCACCGTAGTTCCTAGCAAGAGGAGAGTCAAAGAGAAAGGCAGGTTTCTGGGTTCATGGAGTTGGGTAAGGAGGGGTTTGAAGGGTAAGAGAGAGTCTGGTGGGGGTAGTTATGTCTTTCCATCTTCAGTGGATAGGGAACCTGCTGATCATTGCGTCAATGAAGAGGAAGAGATGATCAGTAGCAGCGACAACGTCAAGATGACTAGGTCAGGGAGTCTCTCTGCTGTCTCTAATGCCAGGTCTCAATTCTGG GCGAATGTTTACGAGGGCTTGAAGCAGGTGGTGCCTTGGAGGAGCAAGGAGCTGAAGAAAGACCACGGGCTTCTGATTTGA
- the LOC133691110 gene encoding uncharacterized protein LOC133691110 yields MPVMEKLRMFVAQEPVVAASCLIAGIGLFLPAVVRPILDSLEGSKHVPEKQPSISDVLAGMTGKRQG; encoded by the exons atgcCGGTGATGGAAAAGTTGAGGATGTTCGTAGCGCAAGAGCCAGTGGTGGCTGCTTCTTGCCTGATTGCTGGTATCG gtCTCTTCCTTCCAGCTGTGGTGAGGCCCATTCTGGATTCCTTAGAAGGAAGCAAGCACGTCCCTGAAAAGCAGCCTTCCATTAGTGAT GTGCTTGCAGGTATGACAGGCAAAAGGCAGGGATGA